TTTGTTGATTGAGTACCAATCATATATACTAAACAATATACAATAACAGCTAATAAAAAATTGGCTATTGGTCCTGCTATTATTATTGCAGTTCGTTGCCATATTTTTTTATTATTGAAAGCCATATTACGAAATTCAGGAGGAATTATACTAGTATGTTCATCCATCATTTTTACATAACCACCAAGTGGTATCATGGCTATGATAAATTCTGTATTATGTTTATTAAATTTACGCCATAAAATTTTACCAAACCCAATTGAAAAACGTTCTATATGTACACCACATTGTCGTGCAATAAAATAATGACCAAATTCATGTGCGGTTATTAAAACACCTATTGTTATAATAAAAGCAGTTAGGTTTCAAATAAATTCCATTTTATCCTCCTAAAAACTAAATCCGTTAAAAATTAATAAATTTAGTCCTGCAAAAACAGGAATTGCAGCAGTTAAACTATCAATACGGTCAAGTATTCCTCCATGTCCTGGTATTAAATTACTACTATCTTTTATATTGGATTGTCTTTTAAACATACTTTCAGTTAAATCACCAAAGATTGACATTATAACTACAATTATAGAAATAGTTTTTAAGTAATTTGGTATTATATATACTGGTGCAAACGTTATAAATAACCATGAGATAATTTCTGATATAATTAAACCACCTAATAACCCTTCCCATGTTTTGTTTGGAGAAATTTTAGGTGCTAATTTATTATATCCTATAGTTCTACCAAATGCGTATGCTCCTGAATCAGATCCCCAAACTAGTAACATTACGTATAATAACCACCAAGATCCTAAAAATGTATTAGTATGATAACTAATAGTTCGCAATGTCATCATACCACAATAAAAAGGTATTATAGTTAAAAAACCAAATAAAATAATCATAATAACCGAGTTAAATAAAAAAGTTGAAGCAGGATATGTTATTGTTAAAAATATAGTTATTACCCACCAAATAAGACCAATCCATAATCCATAAATAATAATAGGTTCATTTATAATTTTTGTGATATCAGAAAAAGAAAATTGAATCATAAGTAATATTATTGTAAAAGATATTGCAAAACCAATACGTTTTTTTTGTGATTTCCAACCTATAAATTTTGTCCATTCCCATGCTCCTAATGTACAAACAATAATTACTATAAATCCAAATTTTTCAGGAGAAAGTAAAAATAATATAGCAATAACAATTGGTATTAAAATTATTGTTGTGAAAAAACGTGTTTTTAGAGTATCTTCTTTTTTTTTATTGAATGAATTCATTATTTGATTCAGTTCCTCCATAACGACGCTTACGTTTACTAAATGCATTAATAGCATCTTGAAAAGCTATTTCGTTAAAATCTGGCCACAGAACATTTGTAAAATAAAGTTCTGAGTAAGCTATTTGCCATAATAAAAAATTACTAATACGGTGTTCTCCACCTGTTCTTATTACTAAATCAATATTTTTTTGATCATTCATACAAATATAGTTATTTATAGTTTTTTCATTTACATTTTTAATAGAAAGTTCCCCATTTTTTATTTTTTTGTAAATTTGTTTTACGCTATTAACTATATCCCAACGTCCTCCATAATTTGCTGCAATGTTTAATTTTAATCCGTTATTGTTTTTTGTTAATTCTTGTGCTTTTAAAATTTCTTCTTTTATATGTTTATTAAAGCGACTGATATCACCAATTATTTTTAATATTATATTATTGTTATGTAGAGTTTTTATTTCATTGTTTAATGTAAAAGTAAATAATTCCATTAATGATTTTATTTCTTGTTCAGGTCTTTTCCAATTTTCGCTGCTAAACGCGAATAATGTAAGCGAGTTAATTTTTTTTGTTAACGCAAAACGTATAGAATTTTTTATAGATTTAATACCTGCTTTATGACCTATAATTCTAAGTTTTCCTTTTTTTTTTGCCCATCGTCCATTACCATCCATAATTATAGCAACATGTTTAGGTATTATTAATTTAGATAAATTTTTACAGCTACATTTCATTACATATTGATCCTTAATGTTATATTTTATTTTTTTGTATTTATTTTATAATAATTTTATTAATAGAAAATATTTTTGTATTTTAATATATTTTACAAATAATATATTACAATTAACAATATTTTGTAATTAAATATGTGAAATTATATTTTTGAAATTATTTCAGTGGTTTTATAACGTGCTATTTTGTCTATTTCTAAAATGTCTTCAATTGATTTTGGTTCAGAAAAATGTTCGTTTTCTAAAATAATATTATTAATTTTTGCTATGTCAGTAAAACGAATTTTTCCATTAAGAAAAGAAGCTACGGTTATTTCATTTACTGCATTTAAAATAGTTGTAGCTGCTTGTCCTTGTTGACAGGCATTTATTGCTAATTTTAAACAAGGATAACGTTTATAATCTGGTTGTATGAATGTTAATGATGAAAGTTTTGTAAAATCAAGTGGTTTTGCTCCTGATTTAATTCGTTTTGGATAAGACATGCTATATGAAATTGATGTTTTCATATCAGGGGTTCCTAATTGAGCAATTACGTTACCATCTATATATCGGACCATTGAATGTATGACTGATTGAGGATGAATTATTATTTCAATTTCTTTTGAAGAAGCATTAAAAAAATAACATGCTTCAATATATTCTAGACCTTTATTCATCATTGTAGCAGAATCTACAGAAATTTTTTTCCCCATTGACCAATTTTGATGTTTACAAGCTTCATTGGGAGTTATTTTATCAAAATAATTTAATGGGGTTTTTATAAATGGGCCTCCAGAACCTGTTAAAATAATACTTAAAATACCCGATGCATATAAATTTGCAAAACCTAATTTTTTTTGTATAATTTTAGGTAAACTTTGAAAGATTGCGTTATGTTCGCTATCAATTGGAATTACTGATGCATTATATTTATTAATAGCATTAAAAAATAAACGACCGCTAGTAATAAGTGATTCTTTATTTGCTAATAAAATTTTTTTACCGTTACGAATTGCTGCTAGTGTTGGTAATAAACCTGCAATTCCAGTAATTGCGGACATTATTTGATCAGCTTCATTTAATCCTGCTAATTCTATTGCAGATTTTTCACCTGATAATACTTCTGTTTTGCAATTATGTTCAAATAAAATTTTTTTTAATATTTTAGCAGAAAATTTATCTGTCATAGATGCATATTTTGGATTAAATTCAATGCATTGATTTGCCATTGTTTTTACATTTTTATTTGCAACTAAAGCAATAATTTTAAATCTTTTAGGATGTTGTCTAACAACTGAAAGTGTACTTGTACCAATTGATCCTGTAGAACCCAAAATAGTAATACGTTTCATATTGATCAAATGCTCTGATTAATTAATACTATAATATAGCAAAGCCACAAACTATATTATTATGTACAATTATTATTTTATGTGGCTTTAATAAAAAATTAAAATTTTAATAATTCAGTTTCTTTTTGTGTTAAAATTTCATCTGTTATTTTTATAAATTTGTCTGTTAGTTTTTGAATATAATCTTGCGATTTACGTTCTTCATCTTCTGTTATTTTTTTATCTTTTAATAAAATTTTTATTTTATCGTTTGCATATCTTCGAATATTACGTATAGTGATTTTATTTTGTTCTGAATTATTACGTATTATCTTTATAAGTTTTTTTCTGCGATCCTCGGTTAAAGGAGGAAATAAAATTCTAATTATATTACCAGATGAAGATGTGTTTAAATCTAAATTTGATGTTATAATGGCTTTTTCAATTAAATGTAAAGTTTTTTTATCAAAAACAGATACGTTTAATGTAGATGAATTTTCTACAGTTATATTTGATAATTGGCGTATAGGTATTGTGGAACCATAACATTCAACTATAATATTATCTAATATATTTGGAGAAATTCGTCCTGCATGAATTTTATTAATTTGATTTTTTAGTATCTCTATGCTTTTTTCCATACGGTTTTTAGCATCTTTATGAATTTCGTTAATCACGTTTAAACCTTTAAAAATTTTGTAGTTAAAATAAAGTTTTTTAAATTGTTTTTATAAAAATTTTTATTAATTTAGTTATGTGTGATAAGAGTTCCTATGTTTTTACCAAATATGATATCTCGTAAAGCATTTGGTTTTTTTATATTAAAAATAAGAATCGGTAAATTATGATCTTGTGCTAATGTAAATGCAGTTAAATCCATAATTTTTAATTTATGTTTTAAAACTTCTTTGTAACTTAATTTTTTATACATAAATGCTTTGTTATTTTTATTTGGGTCTGAAGAATAAACTCCATTAACTTTTGTTGCTTTTAATATTATATCTGCTTTTATTTCAAGCCCACGTAAACATGCAGCTGAATCTGTTGTAAAAAATGGATTTCCTATACCTCCAGAAAAAATTATAACATTTTTATGTTGTAATAGGCTTATTGCTTTTTTTAAATTAAAAATATTACAGATTCCATTTAATGGAATAGCAGACATTAATTTTGTATTTACGCTAATATGATTTAAAGTATCACATATTGCTAATCCATTCATTATTGTAGCTAACATACCCATATAATCACCAACAACATGGCTTATTCCAGATTTTGCTAATTTTGATCCTCGAAATAAATTCCCACCTCCAATGACAATACCTACTTCTATTCCTAATTTTATTAATTCTTTTATTTCTAAAGCTATAATTTTTAAAAGCTTATTATCAATACCAAAACCTTCTTCTCCTTGCAAAGCTTCTCCGCTTAATTTAAGTAAAATTCGTTGATAAATGATTTTTGTATTGTTTGTCATTATATTACGTCCAAACGAATTATTCATTAAGATAAATATGAATATAATCGATATATAAAATGGTTTTTATAATTGTTAATATAGTTTATATTTTTAAAATGTTTATTAAATTATTTTGATTTAAATATTTTTAATAAAAATATAAATAATTATCATTTTATTTTAAATATTTTCTAAAAAAATGGATTTTATATATTTTCACCTAATTCAAAACGAATAAAATTAGTAATATTTATATTATTTTCTTTAATAAAATCCCCAACAGTTTTTTTGGGGTCAATAACAAAAGGTTGTGTAATTAATGATATTTCTTTAGTAAATTTATTCATTTGTCCTATAACTATTTTTTTTGTAATTTCATTAGGTTTTCCAGATTGAATTGCGATTTCTAATTGAATTTTATATTCATGATTAATAATATCAGATGGAATTTTTTCAGGGCTAAAATACTGTGGTTTACATGCAGCAATATGCATTGCAATATATTTTAAAAATTGTTTATTAGTTTTTTTTGCTGATACTAAAACGCCTATGCGATTATTATGTAAATAATTTTCAATTTGAATATCTTTTAAAATTTTAAATCTACGTATATTTATATTTTCTTTAACTTTAGTAATTAAATCTATTCGAGATTTTTCTAAATCAGTTTTTAAATCTTGTAGATTACAATATTTATTAAGATATGTTAAAAACAAAATTTCTTTTCCAAATGATAAAAAATTATTATTTTTAGCAACAAAATCGCTTTCGCAATTAAGTTCTATTATAACTCCAAATTTCCCATTATCAAAAATTTTAGTTAAAATAACACCTTCTGTTGTGATTCGTCCTGATTTTTTAGTTGCTATTGTTTTACCTGATTTTCGAAGTAAGTCTATTGCTAAATCAATATCACCATTAGTTTTGATTAATGCTTTTTTACATTCAATTATGCTTATATCAGTACGTTTTCTTAATTCTTTTATTAATGAAGTTATTTTTTCATTCATGAAATTTATTTCCTTTTATATATTTCATAAAATTATGTTTTATTAATGTTTTATTTTTATTTAAAAATATTAATAATATTATTATTAAATAATTATTTTGTTTTTTTAATATAGTTTTTTTATAAAAAATATATTTATTATTGATTTTTTATATTTCTGATGTAAAATTATGTAAATTATTTTTTTTAATTACTTTAGTTATTTCATTCATATATAATTTTATTGCTCGAATTGCATCATCATTACCAGGAATTACGTAATTTATCCCATTTGGGCTAGAATTAGTATCAACTATAGCAAAAATAGGAATACCTAAATTATTTGCTTCTTTAATTGCAATATGTTCGTGATTAGCATCAATTATAAATAAAGCATCAGGTAATCCTCCCATATTTTTGATCCCACCTAAGCTATTTTCTAATTTGTTAAGTTCTCTATAACATATTAAAGCTTCTTTTTTAGTTAATTTTTCAAAAGTACCATCTTTTGATTGATTTTCTAGATCTTTCAAACGATTTATTGATTGACGAACGGTTCTCCAATTAGTAAGCATACCACCTAACCATCTATAATTAACAAAATATTGATTACAATTATTAGCTGTTTCTTTGATTGTTTTACTAGCAGCTTTTTTAGTTCCAACAAATAAGATTTTACCTCTATTTATAGTAATTTTATTTAATTCATACAAAGCATTATTAAACATTGGAATTGTATTTTCTAAATTAATTATGTGTATTTTGTTTTTAACACCAAAAATGTAAGGTTTCATTTTTGGGTTCCAATAACGTGTTTGATGTCCAAAATGCACACCTGCTTGTATCATATCTTTCATAGAAACTGTTACCATTTAATACCTCTATGTTTGTTAGTTTTATTTTTATAATGTTTATAATATTTGTTTTATTTTTTATTTATAAATAAGTAAAATATAATAATATATTTATTTATAAATAATTTTAGTTATTTAAGTTAAATATTTTTTTAAATATTATTTTTTATTTAAAAAAATATTTAAATAATTAAAACAATATATTTTATATCATAAATATAAAATTTAATATAACATTTGTTGTTTTTTATTATAAAAATATGTTATTTTACTTATTTTTAAATATACAGAATTATTTATATTTTAATTTTGTTTTTTTAAATTTGTAATTTAAATTATTTATTTTTTTATTGGTCTAATAGAATTTAATTATGTCTATTTTTATAAAAACTGAAAAAGATATTCAAAAAATGCGTATAGCAGGGCATTTAGCAGCAGAAGTTTTAGAGATGATTGAATATTACATTGTTCCTGGTGTTAAAACAGGTAAACTTAATGATATTTGTCATAAATATATAATTGATAAACAAAAAGCTATACCAGCAATTTTTAATTACAATGGATTTCCTAAGTCTGTTTGTATTTCAGTAAATGATGTTGTATGTCATGGTATCCCAAGTTATAGAAAAATTCTAAAAAATGGTGATATTGTTAATATAGATGTTACAGTTATTAAAAATGGTTTTTATGCTGATACATCTAAGATGTTTTTTGTTGGAAAACCAACAATTCAAGGGAAGCGTCTTTGTAAGATCGCCCAAGAAAGTTTATATTTAGCAATAAGAATGATAAAACCAGGTGTACGATTATGTATTATTGGCAAAACAATTCAAGATTTTGTTGAAAAATATGATTTATCAATAGTAAGAGAATTTTGTGGACATGGGATAGGTAAAAATTTTCATGAAGAACCTCAAATTTTACATTATAATGCAGAAGATAAAAATATTATTTTTCAAAAAGGAATGACTTTTACCATTGAACCGATGATCAATATTGGAGATTCTCGTATTAGAATAATGAAAGATGGTTGGACTGTAAAAACTAAAAACAGAGGTTTATCTGCTCAATATGAACATACTTTACTTGTAACTGATAAAGGTTGCGAAATATTTACATTACGTAAAGAAGAAAGATTTTCCTCTGCAATATTAATTAATGAATGATTTTTTAATAAAAAAAATAAATTATTTTATATAGTTAAAAAATATTTTCATAAAAAAAATAGAAGATTGCTTTTATATAATTAAAATTAAGTGTAGAATACTTATAATTTTTATAAAAATATAGATATATTAATGTATAAATTACAAACTATTATAGAAAGTGCTTTTGAAAATAAAGACACAATAAGACCAAATACTGTATCATTAGAAATTAAAAATGCAGTTTTTGATGTTATTAATTTGCTGAATATAGGAAAATTACGTGTTGCAGAAAAAATAAATGATATATGAATTACTCATCAATGGTTGAAAAAAGCTATATTGTTATCGTTTATTATACAAAATAATAAAATCATTAAAGGTATTGAAAGTTGTTATTTTGATAAAATTCCTACAAAATTTTTCAATTACGATCAAAAACGATTTGAAAAAGAATGTATTAGGGTTGTTCCTCAAGCAATTGCACGTAAAGGTTCTTATATTGGTAAAAATACTGTTTTAATGCCATGTTATGTTAATATTGGAGCTTATATTGATGAAGGAACAATGATTGATACTTGGGCAACTATTGGTTCATGTGCTCAAATAGGTAAAAATGTTCATATATCTGGCGGTGTAGGTATAGGTGGTGTTCTTGAACCGTTACAAAATAACCCAACAATTATTGAAAATGATTGTTTTATTGGTGCTCGTTCAGAAATAGTAGAAGGTGTTATTATAGAAGAAGGTTCTATAATTTCAATGGGGGTTTTTTTAAGTAAAAGTACAAAAATTTATAATCGTAATACTGGAAAAATTTTTTATGGTTATGTCCCAGCTGGTTCTGTAGTTGTTTCTGGAAATATGCAATCAGAAGATAAAACACATGGTGTTTATTGTGCTATTATTGTAAAAAATGTTGATAAAGATTCAAGAAATAAAATTAATATAAATAAGTTATTGAGAAATATTGAATAATTTTAAAATAAGTTATATATTATTAATATTAAATAAATTATAATAATATTATTTAAAATAATTATTAATTGCATCAATATAATATATTAATATTACATTGTATATTAGCAAATATTTATTGTTAGTTTTTACATATACTTATACAATAGAATTATAATTCTAATATATTTTATATTAAATTTTAATTAACAATAAATATTGTTTTTTAATTTTTAATTATTTTAGTATATTAATAATTTTATAATAATAAATATTATTTGTATTAGTTAATTTAACCAGGAAGTATAAAAAATGTCAGTTAAAAATATTATGTCATTAATTAAAGCACATAATGTTAAATTTATTGATTTACGTTTTACAGATACAAAAGGTAAAGATCAACATATAACAATTTCTGCAAAACAAGTAAATGAAAATTTTTTTAATAAAGGTCAGATGTTTGATGGTTCTTCGATTGAAGGCTGGAAAAATATAAATGAATCAGATATGGTATTAATGCCTGATGTATCTACAGTTTTATTAGATCCATTTTTTTTAGATACGACTTTAATTATTCGTTGTGATATTTTAGAGCCTAAGACAATGAAAAATTATAATAGAGATCCGCGTTCTATTTCAAAACGCGCAGAAAAATTTTTATCTTGCAGCGGGATCGCCGATTGTGTTTTATTCGGGCCTGAACCAGAATTTTTTGTTTTTGATGATATACGATATGGTAGTAATATGAATGGAAGTTATTATTATATTGATGATATTGAAGCTGCTTGGAATACTGGTTCTAAATATAAAAACGGTAATAAAGGTCATAGACCTGGTGTTAGAAAGGGATATTTCCCGATACCACCTGTTGATTCATCGCAAGATTTACGTTCTGCAATGTGTTCAGCTATGGAAAAAATGGGTTTGACAATTGAATCTCATCATCATGAAGTAGCAACTGCTGGTCAGAATGAAATTGCAATTCGTTTTAATACAATGACGAAGAAAGCTGATGAAATTCAAATTTATAAATATGTAGTGCATAATGTTGCTCGTTTAAATGGTAAAACAGCTACTTTTATGCCTAAACCATTAATGGATGACAACGGTTCTGGAATGCATTGTCATATTTCTTTATCAAAAGACGGTATTAATTTATTTGCAGGTAATAGATATAGTGGATTATCTGATATGTCATTATATTATATAGGAGGAATAATAAAACATGCGCGTGCGTTAAATGCATTTACTAATCCAACTACTAATTCATATAAACGTTTAGTTCCTGGTTTTGAAGCTCCAGTTATGTTAGCATATTCTGAACGAAACAGATCAGCGTCTATTCGTATTCCTATAGTTACAAATGAAAAATTACGACGTATAGAAGTTCGTTTTCCAGATCCATCTGCTAATCCATATTTAGCGTTTGCTTCTCAATTAATGGCGGGTATTGATGGAATTATTAATAAAATACATCCAGGTGATGCAATTGATAAAGATTTATATAATTTATCTATTAATGAAAGAAAAAAAATACCGGTTGTATCAAGTTCTTTAGAGGAGTCATTGGAACAACTAGACAATAATAGAGAATTTTTAAATCGTGGTGGTGTATTTACTAATGATGCTATTGATTCATATATTAAATTATTGTATATTGATATCGAACGAGTTCGTGTTATGCCTCATCCATTAGAATTTGAAATGTATTATAGTGTTTAGATATAAAA
This Candidatus Providencia siddallii DNA region includes the following protein-coding sequences:
- a CDS encoding phosphatidate cytidylyltransferase — encoded protein: MEELNQIMNSFNKKKEDTLKTRFFTTIILIPIVIAILFLLSPEKFGFIVIIVCTLGAWEWTKFIGWKSQKKRIGFAISFTIILLMIQFSFSDITKIINEPIIIYGLWIGLIWWVITIFLTITYPASTFLFNSVIMIILFGFLTIIPFYCGMMTLRTISYHTNTFLGSWWLLYVMLLVWGSDSGAYAFGRTIGYNKLAPKISPNKTWEGLLGGLIISEIISWLFITFAPVYIIPNYLKTISIIVVIMSIFGDLTESMFKRQSNIKDSSNLIPGHGGILDRIDSLTAAIPVFAGLNLLIFNGFSF
- the uppS gene encoding polyprenyl diphosphate synthase gives rise to the protein MKCSCKNLSKLIIPKHVAIIMDGNGRWAKKKGKLRIIGHKAGIKSIKNSIRFALTKKINSLTLFAFSSENWKRPEQEIKSLMELFTFTLNNEIKTLHNNNIILKIIGDISRFNKHIKEEILKAQELTKNNNGLKLNIAANYGGRWDIVNSVKQIYKKIKNGELSIKNVNEKTINNYICMNDQKNIDLVIRTGGEHRISNFLLWQIAYSELYFTNVLWPDFNEIAFQDAINAFSKRKRRYGGTESNNEFIQ
- the ispC gene encoding 1-deoxy-D-xylulose-5-phosphate reductoisomerase codes for the protein MKRITILGSTGSIGTSTLSVVRQHPKRFKIIALVANKNVKTMANQCIEFNPKYASMTDKFSAKILKKILFEHNCKTEVLSGEKSAIELAGLNEADQIMSAITGIAGLLPTLAAIRNGKKILLANKESLITSGRLFFNAINKYNASVIPIDSEHNAIFQSLPKIIQKKLGFANLYASGILSIILTGSGGPFIKTPLNYFDKITPNEACKHQNWSMGKKISVDSATMMNKGLEYIEACYFFNASSKEIEIIIHPQSVIHSMVRYIDGNVIAQLGTPDMKTSISYSMSYPKRIKSGAKPLDFTKLSSLTFIQPDYKRYPCLKLAINACQQGQAATTILNAVNEITVASFLNGKIRFTDIAKINNIILENEHFSEPKSIEDILEIDKIARYKTTEIISKI
- the frr gene encoding ribosome recycling factor, which translates into the protein MINEIHKDAKNRMEKSIEILKNQINKIHAGRISPNILDNIIVECYGSTIPIRQLSNITVENSSTLNVSVFDKKTLHLIEKAIITSNLDLNTSSSGNIIRILFPPLTEDRRKKLIKIIRNNSEQNKITIRNIRRYANDKIKILLKDKKITEDEERKSQDYIQKLTDKFIKITDEILTQKETELLKF
- the pyrH gene encoding UMP kinase gives rise to the protein MTNNTKIIYQRILLKLSGEALQGEEGFGIDNKLLKIIALEIKELIKLGIEVGIVIGGGNLFRGSKLAKSGISHVVGDYMGMLATIMNGLAICDTLNHISVNTKLMSAIPLNGICNIFNLKKAISLLQHKNVIIFSGGIGNPFFTTDSAACLRGLEIKADIILKATKVNGVYSSDPNKNNKAFMYKKLSYKEVLKHKLKIMDLTAFTLAQDHNLPILIFNIKKPNALRDIIFGKNIGTLITHN
- the tsf gene encoding translation elongation factor Ts; the protein is MNEKITSLIKELRKRTDISIIECKKALIKTNGDIDLAIDLLRKSGKTIATKKSGRITTEGVILTKIFDNGKFGVIIELNCESDFVAKNNNFLSFGKEILFLTYLNKYCNLQDLKTDLEKSRIDLITKVKENINIRRFKILKDIQIENYLHNNRIGVLVSAKKTNKQFLKYIAMHIAACKPQYFSPEKIPSDIINHEYKIQLEIAIQSGKPNEITKKIVIGQMNKFTKEISLITQPFVIDPKKTVGDFIKENNINITNFIRFELGENI
- the rpsB gene encoding 30S ribosomal protein S2; the protein is MVTVSMKDMIQAGVHFGHQTRYWNPKMKPYIFGVKNKIHIINLENTIPMFNNALYELNKITINRGKILFVGTKKAASKTIKETANNCNQYFVNYRWLGGMLTNWRTVRQSINRLKDLENQSKDGTFEKLTKKEALICYRELNKLENSLGGIKNMGGLPDALFIIDANHEHIAIKEANNLGIPIFAIVDTNSSPNGINYVIPGNDDAIRAIKLYMNEITKVIKKNNLHNFTSEI
- the map gene encoding type I methionyl aminopeptidase; its protein translation is MSIFIKTEKDIQKMRIAGHLAAEVLEMIEYYIVPGVKTGKLNDICHKYIIDKQKAIPAIFNYNGFPKSVCISVNDVVCHGIPSYRKILKNGDIVNIDVTVIKNGFYADTSKMFFVGKPTIQGKRLCKIAQESLYLAIRMIKPGVRLCIIGKTIQDFVEKYDLSIVREFCGHGIGKNFHEEPQILHYNAEDKNIIFQKGMTFTIEPMINIGDSRIRIMKDGWTVKTKNRGLSAQYEHTLLVTDKGCEIFTLRKEERFSSAILINEWFFNKKNKLFYIVKKYFHKKNRRLLLYN
- the dapD gene encoding 2,3,4,5-tetrahydropyridine-2,6-dicarboxylate N-succinyltransferase, whose amino-acid sequence is MYKLQTIIESAFENKDTIRPNTVSLEIKNAVFDVINLLNIGKLRVAEKINDIWITHQWLKKAILLSFIIQNNKIIKGIESCYFDKIPTKFFNYDQKRFEKECIRVVPQAIARKGSYIGKNTVLMPCYVNIGAYIDEGTMIDTWATIGSCAQIGKNVHISGGVGIGGVLEPLQNNPTIIENDCFIGARSEIVEGVIIEEGSIISMGVFLSKSTKIYNRNTGKIFYGYVPAGSVVVSGNMQSEDKTHGVYCAIIVKNVDKDSRNKININKLLRNIE
- the glnA gene encoding glutamate--ammonia ligase, with product MSVKNIMSLIKAHNVKFIDLRFTDTKGKDQHITISAKQVNENFFNKGQMFDGSSIEGWKNINESDMVLMPDVSTVLLDPFFLDTTLIIRCDILEPKTMKNYNRDPRSISKRAEKFLSCSGIADCVLFGPEPEFFVFDDIRYGSNMNGSYYYIDDIEAAWNTGSKYKNGNKGHRPGVRKGYFPIPPVDSSQDLRSAMCSAMEKMGLTIESHHHEVATAGQNEIAIRFNTMTKKADEIQIYKYVVHNVARLNGKTATFMPKPLMDDNGSGMHCHISLSKDGINLFAGNRYSGLSDMSLYYIGGIIKHARALNAFTNPTTNSYKRLVPGFEAPVMLAYSERNRSASIRIPIVTNEKLRRIEVRFPDPSANPYLAFASQLMAGIDGIINKIHPGDAIDKDLYNLSINERKKIPVVSSSLEESLEQLDNNREFLNRGGVFTNDAIDSYIKLLYIDIERVRVMPHPLEFEMYYSV